The region TATCGTCCAGTGTGCTAAAATATACTGATAAGGGTACCTCTTCTTCCTctgtgactgtttctgatgatgTAGAGAAGAGCAAGCAGAATACTGTACCTAGGGACAGTAGCAACGATGCCAATAGCTTTTGTGGAAGTGGAAAAGACTACGCAGACCCTGCTGGGGGTCGCGATGGCACTCCGCCGTCTATCCTGAGTGACCTGATGCGAAGAGACGACGAGAGCCCGGGCCCTCCTCACCAGCAAACTGCCCCACCTGGTACGCCGGGCACAGGGGAAGGCTCCCCTGGCAGTGGCATCGAGTGCCCCAAGTGCGACACCGTTCTGGGGTCATCGCGCTCGCTGgggggtcacatgaccatgatGCACTCACGGAACTCCTGCAAGACTCTGAAGTGCCCCAAGTGCAACTGGCACTATAAGTACCAGCAGACCCTGGATGCCCACATGAAGGAGAAGCACCCTGAGTCCGGAGGCTCCTGCCTCTACTGCCGGACGGGCCAACCACACCCCCGGCTGGCGCGAGGCGAGAGCTACACCTGCGGCTACAAGCCCTTCCGTTGTGAGGTATGCAACTACTCAACAACTACCAAAGGCAACCTCAGTATTCATATGCAGTCTGACAAGCATTTGAACAACGTGCAGACCCTGCAGAATGGTGGCACCGAGCCGGTTTACAACCATTCAGTGCCCGTCTCCAGCGCCAACCTAAGTAGTTGTGGCACTCCATCACCATCCAAGACCAAGCAGAAGCCCACATGGCGTTGCGAGGTGTGCGACTACGAGACCAACGTGGCGCGCAACCTGCGCATCCACATGACCAGCGAGAAACACATGCACAACATGATGCTGCTGCAGCAGAACATGAAGCAGATCCAGCACAACCTTCACCTGGGCCTGGCCCCAGCCGAGGCAGAGCTGTACCAGTACTACCTGGCCCAGAACCTGGGCCTCACTGGCATGAAGCTGGAGAATCCGGCCGACTCTCAGATGATGATTAATCCATTCCAGTTGGATCCCACCACAGCTGCTGTGTTGACCCCAGGTGTTGGTGAGTATGTCTTCTTCTACGCTTCGGCACTGTCCTGGTAGATCTATAATCATCACTTTTTTGGTTTCTTTGGGTTGTTTTATCCCTGAAGAATGTCTGGTAGATCCTGCAGGAGGTGGGTTCCCCTGGAGGACTATAGTTTTACAGCACTGGAGCATCCTCTCCTAGTGTCTGAACCTGTGGGTCAAGCTTCGGAAGGGCGCGCTctgattaatctgtttttattttgatcACTGCTGTGACCGCAAAGAGatatttcattacatttatGAAGGCAaaatataagggaaaaaaacaatgaatCGTGAAATTCCGTGCATATAGATTTTTTGAGGGCTTTTTATAGAAATGATCAAGACTGTATGTAATGGCATGGCGATGAACCGAGTGGGTTGTGGTTCTTTTGGTTTGCTTTTAAGGGCTAAAAGTGTCAGACTCCTTTGTATTGATCAGCTTTCATGTCTGCaaaaaaacatacacacacaaattcaGGAATGACATTACGCCCATAGGAGTAATTAAAGCTATCTGATCAAGGATTTTAGAAGTTGAAAGGAATGAATGTAATTGATCCTGATTCAATCCTATTACAGCTTTTTATAGTTTAAGCTTTATAGAAGCCATACAGAGCACAAAGGCTTATTTTATCAAATCCTTTTGTGTGTGTCCTCCAATGATCTTTGCGCActgttgtaattttatttaataaaaacctttttcctgttttctctgccccatctctctctctctctctctctctctctctgtcattcccCTGTCCCTTTCCCTTTCTCCTCCTTCTCAGTAAATAACGAGGTGGCATCGGAGATCCGTCTCACCAGCGGTCAGCTAGCAGGTGATGACCTGTCCGTCCTCTCCGCCGGAGACCTGTCACCCTACATCAGCGACCCTCTGCTGAAGCTGTTTCAGTGCGCTGTCTGCAACCGCTTCACGACGGACAGCCTGGAGGCCCTGAGCGTACACGTGAACACGGAGCGCATGCTGCCCCAGGAGGAGTGGAGGGCCGTGATCGGGGACATCTACCAGTGCAAGCTCTGCAGCTACAACACGCAACTCAAAGCCAACTTCCAGCTGCACTGCAAGACTGACAAGCACATGCAGAAGTACCAGCTGGTGGCGCACATCAAAGAAGGCGGCAAGGCCAACCAGTGGAGGTTAAAGTGCATCGCCATCGGAAACCCCGTGCACCTGAAATGCAACGCTTGCGACTACTACAGCAACAGCGTGGAGAAGCTGCGGCTGCACGTCACCAGCCAGCGGCACGAGGCGGCACTGAAACTCTACAAGGTAGGAGTCCCACTGGAGTTCGGAGCTGTCGAATGAACCTCCACCCTCTGGACACTCCAGTCTAAAAATATCAGCACGGTTCTGCTAAAAATGGGTCATAGGTGAAGGATTAAGCGAACTGGGAACTTTATGAACAGATGAATAGTTATGGAGATCcagaggcacacacagacagaagccagcttaaataaataaataactggacAGTAGCTCGGGCTACTAATGGGCCCGACGGTACTTTGTGAGGTCCGAATCCCACTGGGTCCCACGTCTGGTCTGTGTAACGGAGATAAGTACAGGGCCGAGGTTTACTTTTCAGGCACCTTAATTTTCTGATGTCAGATGTCATTAGTGGACCTGTAAATTTGATTTGGTCTCACCGCCCTTCTGGGGGGGACCTACCCTTCCCGTCTCCCTTGTTCCTGTTAAGTGGCGAGGAATCTGCCAGCCCGCTTACACGATGCCTTCGGAAATCAAAGTTAATCGAGTTCAAAAAAGGGAGGGGTTGGTTGGGGGgagtattataaatatatatgtattgtggtGACACGGGCAGGGGTATAATtgttgttttcaaagtgttccctTACTTTAATCAGTACTGTCGTCGGCTGAGTGACGGCAGGCTTTGGGTTCTCGTAAACAGCCGAGGTGACTaactgtctgcgtgtgtgtgcgtgtgtttgtgtgggcgggggtgggggtgtgcatCTCCTTTTCTAATGCCTGTTGTTTTAGCAAGAGAGCATGTTTTATTTCAAGCGTAAGAATTGTATTCTGTAGGAATTTCTTATAGGATACTGACAGAATTCAGAATGTTTGGGCCGAATGGCCAAGGGTGGAGGGTGTGGGAGGGTGTGGGATAAGATGATCACTGCTCTATCATCCTGGCCTAAGTGCTTTCGGGTGTTGACTTACTGGGATGGTGCGATTGCCTGAAACAGTTATACGGGGATCCTGAAATCATAGACCGACATTACATCCTGGACTCATTAGAAGCACTTTTCGGGATAAACTTTATTAACGTGATGAAGATCCATGGAGTGGAGTTCAGCCACTTTTGGCTCCATGTGCTGCTGCGAGCCGGACTCGGGCCGCGCCTTAAAATGAACTTTTGGGAAAGTTCATCTAGCTAGTAAAGTGGCACAGATATAAGGTGCTTGTTAAGAAGAACACCCTTATGATCAGTCTGATTAAAGATGAAGGTTGAAGCCTTTCTGAAATATAggtaatggtgtgtgtgtgtgtgtgtgtgttgaggggggttgggggcgtaaaatataaaattataaaatcgGGCAGTGGGGTATGTAATATTTTCCAATGGTTTTACTCAAACTAATCTCATCTGGAAAGCGTTTAGAAGGGAGGAAAGGACTACTATTAACTCAGGGAGTCTCTCTTTATTCAATAACATGGACGGTGTTGGTAACGTGGCTGTTAGTAACTCAGCAACAACGAGCCAATCCGAGTTAGAGTGAGCCGAGCCCTTGAAGAAACCGGAGCAGACTTTAGGGGCGTGGACTGGGAGAATGGATCCGCgggacagttttaaaatccttaGCAGTTTAaaatgggctggggggggggggggtagaggggGGGACAGTAATTCTTTAAGCAAATAAAAAAGGTTCCATGGCAACAAAGACCATTTTGGATAACGGAAGAAGAAGAACAGATTGAAGATTAGGAGGTGAGAAATTCCGTAGTTCAGACTTTTATCCCTGGGCTGTGGCTGTGAGCACGTGCAGGATGTACCGGTCTCGTCCCGCCTGTTTTATTACATTCATTAATTATTTGTCGGTTTATTTAGGGAAGCCATTAAAGgtcgtttatttatttttttcgttgTTACCAACTTGACGCGTAGGAAACAGCCGTCAGCCTTGGCCCATGTCCCCGACCAGTAAACATGCAGACTCGTGGAGATGGGGTTCCTGCTGCCATATGACCTCAAATCTCAGTATGTTTCTGTATTTAGTGCCGTTACACCCAACAGTGCCTCCATAGCTTgtgtgctgctgctggccgtAGCTTTCGAGCATGCAACAGATATCAAAAGGCACCCATCACCTGCCTCCCttatcattaataacaaataGGTGGTATCATTAATTAAAAAGATGTTTTGCCAAGTGGGCTGTCATGGGAAATCACCTGTTTTTAGTTGTGTCTTtgcatcaatgcatcattattcCTATGAATTCTCTCCTTtcgccattttttttttgtgtctccCATAATGCGTCTGGAGATAAAATTTTCAAAACTggctattttcattttttgttgcTCTTGAGATGAAGCTACCAGTAACCTAAAGTCAGGCTCCATCAtcaaattttacagtttttggaCAAAAATCTCACTCAGTTCTCTCAAGAACTTTCGTGCAGTTTGCCAAAACTCACTAAGTCCACCGaaattttctcaaaaatgtatccCATGGATTGAGTTCTGCTCTTCAGTTTCTAAAAACCCCCAACATCTCAGTTGTCCGCCCCTCCTCCAGCCGTACAGCAGACAGGTGGAAGCCTGGTGTGCTTTTGATGGAAAGAGGAAGACGGAGTGGGGGAGGTGAAAGGTCCCTGGAGCGGCGATCGCTGTCCTTTCAGGCCAAACTTACCTTAGAAGAAGGAACGGGAGGAGAGATCTGTTTTACAGATGCCTTTTTAATGCATTTGGCAGGAATGAGAtggtagtaaaaaaaaaaaaaaaagatttcttTATTTGACCAGGAAAAAAATTCCTCCCCTTTTATGTTTTAAGGTGAAAGGcacatggtgctgggcagtgcagCTGAACGCTCCGGAGAACAAAGCACTGATGACCCTTCCATATGGTGCTGGAATACCGAATATCTTTATGGGCAGGGATGATCGAGGATGCTAAACATTAGCACGCTCTGCATTTTATCGCCACTCTGTTCCGTAGGAATCTCACTGAGGGGGAGCCTCTGGTTCTCCAGTTTTCTAGACACCGATTGTGTCCAAATCGCATTAGCAGCAccagtagccccccccccccccatatgtgcgcacccacacacacacacacacacacacacacacacacttagtcCTGAAGGTGAGCGTGGGAGTCACCCGCACACCTCCAGTTCATGGCCGGGGGCCACTTTCAGATCAGGaatatgcccccccctccccaggtttCTAATTTGGATGATACattgaaagaaaagaaaaggccttatttaaaaaaaaaagggaatgAAATCTAATGTCGTAGGATAACTGGCCTGATGTGGTAAAAAAAGACACGGAGGGTTATTATTCATATATTATTCTTATGAAATGATTAAGCTCTGGCACATTTCGGTAAATATTAGTATAAATCTGTGAAGGCCCAGCACAGATACACAGGAAGTGCGTGGCGCTTTGCGAAGGGGGGGGCGTGTCTGACCGCTTGGGTCATTTAAACCTGAGAATGTCCAGTGGGCCGGCGAGCCGGGGAGACGCCGATGCAGGCGGGCACCTGCTCAgcagctggtgggggggggtgtttttaaACTGAGGATGTCCAGCGCGTATCTCCGGCGAACCACGAGCTGCTTAATTACCCTGGGTCGGCTTTTCTCTTCTGCCGGCATCCGTCATTAGCCAAGCAGAAAGGTTCGTCTGGAGCCCTAGCACTCCTGTTCTatatttgtgccccccccctgccccccttccCCAAACCCGCCGGGGCCCACAGCGCGTATAATGCTCATCTTCATCACAGAGTCTGGCCAAGATGGTGCCGGCCCGGCTAGGGCTGCATCTCCGTCCCCAGAGAGAGTCGGGTAGTCCGTCTCATTATCCATGATATGGATGGCAACACTGTTGGTTGGGCCATGGAAACGAGAGAGGAAATTATAagtgtagtggggggggggggtgttggttgGGGATAGGGGACAGTGCGTCTTATCataaaaaaaggtttttatatttttcatcCAGCATATCTTACCCCCTACcccctccttttttttttgcaaaaagacAGCTGTTTCCCCCCCATATCATCGTCAAGATGGTGGCCTTGTGACGGCCATGTTATTAACTTGGCAGTTATACCACATTCATTACAGTAGGTCAGGCCCGACCCACTCATTTGAAAATCAAATGGGCCATATATATGCAGTCCTAATTATTGGACTGTCACTTTGTCCGGCGTGGTGGCGAAACCGGCAGGCCAATGCATTTGCATAAAAAGTCATTGTGTTACCCCAAGAATGGAAACAGCCCGCTTTAAATGCACCCCCttgctccccccacacacacacagaaatccgTGCCCCTCTCACCTCCAGTACTCACGCACACCAGTGCATGATAGTTATTTTCTAAAAAATcctccattttgtttttttctttttttttcttttttctgccTTTGTTATGGAGGCCCAGGATGTTTGTGAATGATCCTGCTTATTTACTGCTTATTTATTCCAGTGACCTGGGATTTCCGGTATGTTCTTAAGTTATTAGTGttggcagtgtttttttttttccttttttgtgatCGATgtaattttgcaaaatatgtaaAGTGCCCCGTGAATCACTGTGGCCCCTCCCGATATGAATTCACTAACAGGCTGGAATTTAGCGAGCCCATTTTGGATAGCTCCCCTCCCACCGTAATAGCACAAACAGATCTGTGGAAGGGGGGAAAGGGTGGGGGGCTCGgatattaacccccccccccccaccaccatgaaTAAA is a window of Brienomyrus brachyistius isolate T26 chromosome 15, BBRACH_0.4, whole genome shotgun sequence DNA encoding:
- the LOC125709356 gene encoding zinc finger homeobox protein 4-like produces the protein METCDSPSISKQENGQKISKLRETTHLDNEVPQKGAGMEPDKENSPADDNLRTDESRREIASGASTENAGAPRVSAAKEIPCNECATSFSSLQKYMEHHCPNARLPLLKDDNESEVSDLDDSDVENLTGEIVYQPDGSAFILEDSKECGQNAQPGAKSLFSPAAFPNLQTIAGDKTEQSATAPVSFYPQVINTFHIASTLGKPFAADQAFPNTSAFAGVGPVLHSFRVYDLRHKSDKDYLTVDGAAKNSCVSKDVPNNVDLSKFDGCISDGKRKPILMCFLCKLSFGYSRSFVTHAVHDHRMTLNAEEQKLLSNKYVSAIIQGIGKDKEPLISFLEPKKSNSVLPHFSTANFMGPDRGFRGLWNAFHVENGESLQAGFAFLKGSASSAATADQLLRNPQKPKAEVNLGGLSAPATKAPVSAVSLGRLPSAAGRANQENNCERQKDISTLHSNGEFPVKSEPREAVDADEDEDTYSNELDDDGVGELVDSASSKDFPLLNQSISPLSSSVLKYTDKGTSSSSVTVSDDVEKSKQNTVPRDSSNDANSFCGSGKDYADPAGGRDGTPPSILSDLMRRDDESPGPPHQQTAPPGTPGTGEGSPGSGIECPKCDTVLGSSRSLGGHMTMMHSRNSCKTLKCPKCNWHYKYQQTLDAHMKEKHPESGGSCLYCRTGQPHPRLARGESYTCGYKPFRCEVCNYSTTTKGNLSIHMQSDKHLNNVQTLQNGGTEPVYNHSVPVSSANLSSCGTPSPSKTKQKPTWRCEVCDYETNVARNLRIHMTSEKHMHNMMLLQQNMKQIQHNLHLGLAPAEAELYQYYLAQNLGLTGMKLENPADSQMMINPFQLDPTTAAVLTPGVVNNEVASEIRLTSGQLAGDDLSVLSAGDLSPYISDPLLKLFQCAVCNRFTTDSLEALSVHVNTERMLPQEEWRAVIGDIYQCKLCSYNTQLKANFQLHCKTDKHMQKYQLVAHIKEGGKANQWRLKCIAIGNPVHLKCNACDYYSNSVEKLRLHVTSQRHEAALKLYKVGVPLEFGAVE